DNA sequence from the Malus domestica chromosome 11, GDT2T_hap1 genome:
caggatcctctcctacTTGGGAAGAACTCGACGACCAAATAGTGTTGTTCATTTGGTCTAAGAGGAGCAGGCTTCCGTTTTCTGATATTGTCAAGGATCTATTTGAATCTGCCGGAGGATTTTCTCTGTCGGCCACCCATACAACAATATCTGGAAAATTCTTGTACCATGTTCCTAAATACCGAAAACTGCCAGCAGAGAAGAGGCCAAATTCGACGCTTGCGCAGGAAGAAACCAAGTTATTCGTGCCGGTGATAGATTGTAATGGAGAAATGGTATCAACTGCCGTGGAGAGTTCTAAGACTAGAAAATGAAGTAGAGAAGTAAGGAGGATGAAAGGAAAGGGCTTCATTCTGTGTTGTTTGGCCAGAAAATGGGAAGTATTGGAACTTAATGTTTGGCCTTTGCGGCCGGCTTCTCTCCTTGATAATTTAGACTTATATTTCaggataccatgtagaattatgAGAATTGTTGATATCGcaagatacatatatatacaagtaTATAACTTGAGGCATAAGAACTACTAGCATTTCATTTCCCATGCCATTCCACTTTGAATGATTCTTTAGAAAAAAGATAGTTGATAAATTCTCAAACTGTTCTTATGTATTAAAGTGCCCTTTTGTCGTTACTTAGTTCTACGGTCtgatggtatttctcttcacttggaagtaagaggtcttaggtccaaatctcatgaatgacgaatttgataccaatttAGGCTGCCATTGTATGGCTTAGTCGAACTCCCTtatcataaaaacaaaaaaagaataaCTTGTATTAAATGGTTCTACGTCTAGTTGTACTGAGGTCTGTTGCATAAAAATCATACACTTGTTGATTGCACTGGTGATCAAGTGGGGAAGTATCAATGTGTGCCGCAACCCGCTTTATGTAACTTTGACAATTATGACAAGGATTGAAGCAACATGAATGTCTTGCATCATTGGCGACAACACTCACCAATCACACCCTAATCGGCCCTTAATTCCGGTTTCCGGGCCCGTATTGACTACTAGCATTTCAACTTCAACTGATGTGAAGACGACCCTTCAATCACTAGTAACCTAGTATGAGTTTCCAACTAAGGAGTCCCCAACTCCAAGTTGTTGAACATAGATGATGTCTTCTCCTACCAGGCCATGTCGCTTGACATGTATAACTCTCATGCCTGCTGCAAGCTCCTGGTTAGTTTGAAATATGGAGGAAATACTTGTCAAAACGAAAAATTGCAGAGAAAATAGTGCAATCGAATTATTTTTCAGTCTTAGAATTGAATTATTTGACATTACAAGCAATCCTTTAACTATATGATAAAATGTGCAACTGAATTATTTGGCCCCACTCTTACAGTTCTGATAAACAATACTAAGTATGaataaaatttcagattttATATTTCTCAATCAACCTCTCACTCAGGTGAGTCTTTCTGTTACTGACTAAACGCAAATGAATCAGCATCCATGTCAAAATACCAGGAAGTACGAATCCATGTTTACATGTGTCAATCATCTAGCTTCCACTGTTGTAAGGGTGCTTGTGCTTCCTGTCTGACTTCTACCTTTGCCGGCTAAGGTATCTTCGAAGTCCATGGAACTTCTTTCTGTGAAGAAACCAGGCTCCTTCGGTTGTGGCAATATCGCCGCCTCGTTGCTTAACATTAGAAACACCGATGACATTACTGGTCTGTCTTTTGGAAGCTTTTGAACGCATAGTAGACCCACTTGAATGCATCTTAGCACCTCAAACTCAACATATGAGTACTCTAAGCATTGATCTACTACTTCCAAGCCCTTGTTTTTGTTCCACAGTAGCCATGCCTGgaataattgaaaattaaattgatttAGTAAAACACATGAAAAAATGAAGGTTCGAAATTAGCAAGACACAAATATAATTAAGCATAAAATACTTACATGTCCCAAAAGACTGTGATTGTGATCTGCATGATGAAATCCTCTGTTCTTTCTGCCACTAATTATCTCTAACAAAAGCACTCCGAAACTGAAAACATCAGATTTCACTGAAAACTTCCCATCAATTGCGTACTCTGGAGACATGTATCCGCTGCATGCAAAAACACATTCCTTAGGTACCATTGAAGACATATCCCTTCTGTTAGAGAAATGAAGATTCATGGTCTATGTTAGTGTAACTCACTATGTTCCAATTACACGTTTTGTTTTCGCTTCAGTTTGATTGCGTTCGAAAATCCTTGCTATTCCGAAATCAGAAATTTTGGGGTTCAGCTCGTGGTCAAGTAAGATGTTGTTGCTCTTGAGATCCCGGTGAATGATTCTTACTCTTGAGTCTTGGTGGAGGTAGAGAAGTCCTCGTGCGATTCCCATGATAATGTCATATCGCTTTTGCCAATTCAGAAGCATCTTTTGGTTTTGATCTGCACATGAATTAATTTTTGTTCAAGTTTCCTCCTCTATGATATAAAGAGAGCTGCATAGGACTGTTTAGTTCCATAAACTGCACTACAAAGTagtaaaatcaaattttaggtacataattaatccaaaagaAGGAGAGTGTTAGACCGAAAATAAAGCAGTCCAAGCTTTTGTTTGGCAAGTACTCATAGATAAGCATCCTTTCTTCTCCTTCAATGCAGCATCCCAAAAGTTTCACAAGATTCCAGTGTTGAAGATTGGCTATCATCGTAACTTCATTTTTAAACTCCTCGATACCTTGCCCAGAATCTTTTGAGAGTCTCTTGACTGCTATTAGTTCATCTTGTCTTAGGCTCCCCTGAAAATTTATAGGAAAATATTTAGTTCAGTTCGTATAAGTAGGTCAGCTATAACGTTGTTACCTTGTAAACTGGACCGAACCCTCCCTCTCCGAGTTTGTTTCTGAACGAGAAGTTATTGGTGGCAGTTGCGATTTCCTCAAAATCAAAGAGTGGCAATTCCAAGTCCTTAGGAGATGTTGAGCCTTTCAAATAGAAAAAACAAGAGGAAGAAAAGATTATGATATAAAGCAACATCAACGGATGAATTTGAAATCTAAAGTATATGCATGCTTAccacttttctttcttctcttcttccgAATTATTAGGCGCAAAAAGCAAGTAAATCCCAAGAAAAGAAGCACAGAAACTGCAGATATGACCGAGATCAGCACTACTCGTTTATCCTTCTGAGTGGAATTACCTAAAGATCATGTAGTAaataacattgagaaattaaatTACAGATTATGCTGACTTATTCAGTAAATCTCACAAATTATTCTCTTTTGGTCTAGTTTGGTGTATTACAACTAGCCATGCTTAAATTGATGCCTAAACAAGGATTTTTTTAACTAAATATAGCATTGTGACATACAAATTGTAAGCAATAAATCTTTGTACTTTATAAAATAGGGCTGCAGAACCTAGCTAGATAACATTGTTAATGAAAACTGATCATTTACCTAGTTCGGACGATGGCATTCGAATATATATGTGTTCCGGGCTAGCTTCTTCAATGGACTCTCGCATATCAATTAGGTCGCCAAACCACATAAGGCAGCCACTCCCTCCATTCCTGACATCTGAATTAGTATAAGCTACACAAGAACAATTCTTTAAGCAGTCTGCCTCACATTGTTTCACACTCATGCTCATGTTCAACTGAAAATCCAACAGGTCCGGCAATTTCACATTTGGAACTTTCAAAAACCCATCATCCTTCTGGCAATTCAGTGATGTTTCCCTTATGCACCCACTTGTCCAGTTAAGCACCTCCCATTCGTTCTGCGACTTTGGAACATAACCCTGCAAGCACTCACAAGGGGGTGAATTGGAAATTTTGCAAAAACCATTTGCTCCGCACTCCCTGTAATTATCACACCTATCATTTTGGAGAGTATACATAACAGACCATTCAGTGCTCCCTCTGTTGAGCACCACCCGCTGGGCTAAACCCGACTCAGTAAGCTTTACTCCTGTCATAATATCAGTAGCCATGTACATGTAATATAACTCATTGGTATCATAGACAAAGATCGGTTTCACAATGAGCTCGTTTGAAGAACTTGGAAAGCCAGTAAATCGAAGACCATTCCAAGGCCCCGTGCGGTACAATTTCTCTGTTCCTTTGGCAACAACGAGTTGAGGCAATCCAAGAGGATCGATCCCATAAGTATATTCTCCAGGAGATGGATCACTAGCGTTTTTCCAAGAAGTCAAGAATCTGTTAAGACCTGTTCTGAAGTTCCACCCAATCTTCATTTTTGGTAACGAAGTGTCTGATGGGAAATCAAAACTTTGCCATACATAACTTTCGGAATCTGTTGCAGCCTTGTCTCGAACAACGAGATTTCCAGTCTCCAAAAGCTGTGCAACAGGATTTTCTGCTATTTGGGAAGACATGGTGGACCAAATTGTGTTGTTCATTTGGTCGAAAAGAGCCATAGTTCCATTTTTGGTTAATGTCAAGGCTCCATGTGAATCTGGAAGGGGGTTTTCTCTGTTGGCAACCCATACAACAATATGTGGTAAGTTCTTAAACCATATTCCTAAGTACCAGGCTTTAGAATTACCCACCTGGAAGAGTCCTAATTCGAAGCTTTGGCCTGAAGAAACTAAGGTATTAGAGCCATTGATGGATTGTGAAGCAGATATGGTATCAGTTGCTGTGGACAATCGTAAGACTAAAAATGGGAGTAGAGAGGCAAAGAAGATGAAAAAGGGAAGGCCCTTCATCTTTGTTGTTTGTCAAGAAGAGGGAAGGAGACTGATTACTTTGTACCTTGCAGGTTTTTTATTGACAAACGATTGGGTAATTACACTAGATTCATCAAAACCTCGGAAAGGGAGATTCAAACTTAAATGAGGAGAAGTACATTGTTCTACCCAACTTAACTAAACCTAAACCCGCCCTTACGGACTTTCCTTGAAGCAGCCTTTCAATTGTCTGTTGATGTGTTCAACTTCCTTGTCACATTATTTTCAGGGTGTCCATCATTCAAAAAATATCCGATCACAtattaattttcaaacaaagtCTTTGTATTGACAGTATAATTGGCAAGGAAAATGCAGAAGATAGAATATTGGAAAAAGATAATATATATTGCATATTTATATACATGGTCAGAGCAATTTATAGAAAATATAGTTTGAGATATATTATTTAAAAGATGTGTGGGACTTTATCTTGCTGGCATAGATCATAAGACTTAAATAATCTCTCACGTCTTCATAATACTCGTATTTTTTGTCTATTTATACGAAGCTGGTTTCGTTGTAGCTCCTTTACACACGAAATCTTATATTCAATTTCTTCATCCTTCACATggttgtataaaaaataaaaataaaacgttTGCGTTAtgtgttgttttcttttttaccaagTCTTGTTGGCTTGGAGAACAAAATTGTGTCCTCCATTTTATACGGAACTGCATTAGAATGCCACTTGTCTTGTATATGTAAGTATTTACCCATCTATTTGACTCTTTCCAAAACTCAGCTACCTTGAAATATTTGACCGTTTTCCCAAAATTTCACAATAAATCACTACATTATCAACTATGATAGCAACTCCAGCTCCTTCTTTATCAAACCACATAATCCAAAACCAGAAAGAAGAAGCAAACTCAACTTACTCGTGCGCAATACGATTACAAGATCTAGCAGACACTTATCGAGACAAGTTTTCTATTAGTCATACAAGTTGCCCACTAACTGTTCAGCGGCTTGGTTAGAAGTTAGGTTTCTTCTTGCGCGACAAGTTTTCTATTAGTCATACAATCCATTAGGCATTTTTCAGTGCTTATAGCCTGATAGTGGCATGCTCACCACAATAACTAATCACTCAAGGTTCTTGATGCTTCAATTATCTAGCAACCATGGTCGAAAGAGTAATAGTATTTCGGGTATggcttcttccttctcccaTTAAGGGATCAATGCCCATCGAACTTCCTTTTACGAATAATCCAGGCTCCTTTGGTTGGGGCAATGTTGGTTCCTCATTGCTTAACATGAGAAGCACAGATGATATTGCTGGTCTGTCTTCCAGAAGCTTTTGAATGCATACTAGACACACTTTAATGCATCTTAATTAAGACCTCAAACCAAATACGGAGCTAGAAATTTCTTTTAGTGAGGGCAATCCGAAAATCAATTAAGAAAACCTTATTATAGTATGGCTTATAACCAATATGAAAATATGGATGATTTCAAATGATAATGTATTACAATTCCAATGTTACAAATATTTCAGTGTAGTAGTGGAAAGTGGCAAAgtgataagaaaaatattaatacaTAATTATGCAAGAGTGAGGTTTTTCGGTTTGAATGACAGAACAAGAGCACTTTTgctcatataatatttgatatggAGTATACGCAGTATGAAAGTATGTTGGATACTAGgtacatatattttcttcaaaaataacgcgtgtatattatataattatagtacaacttaacaaacaaatcACTTGAGATGCCCCCAGTGAGCCTTTGTTGGCTCCGTCCTTACCTCAAACTCAATGTATGAGTCCTCCAAgcattcatctattacttccaAACCCTTGTTTTTGTTCCACAGTAGCCatgtgataggatttttaccacttgcaagagtacaaggttatcgtagtatagcagctcaagcaaggtcgtttTTCATAAGGATTGATTGAATcatttgtatttaaactaattcttaattaactatttaaaacaaaatttggaaaatattggttttggattttaaaataacaacaacgaattttaataaaaaaataattaaagaaacCAATTTGAAAGGgaacaatcttagaaaataatgataaaatgacACTAGGGTTCCGCCATCACTTTAACAATCTTATATAGTTTTACCAATTaattatgaattacacatgcaactttgaaggttaggttttccttatGCATATTCTACTTGTGGCATTCAAGTAAACATGCAAAATGTATGTggcattcagatcaaatataaacatgcatgactcattacacttcgtgaaaaccctttgaaaaaccatgcaacccctaagatGTAGCATTCATCCGAGGTGAAATTACAACTACAATACTTAATCCTCTGGTGGCATTCCGACTgaattgcatccaattacttatctaaacatctAAATGGTCGTGAATCATTAAGATATAGAGACAGTTTAAACACAgttattaataattcaaagcatgcatgtataatatcataagcaattaaataaaaactacatattcatgTTAAGGCTCAAGGCATCGCCCTAACAAACGgaaattagttacgaacaaccataaaacaaaaggaattgaaattaaaaaaaggatagaaaacaccttgaaatacAAATCTTCAAAACCTAACTAAGTTCTCCAAATTGATGcgtagccttatttatactactaaaaaataaaattctaccTAGAAAATGACTTCTAAAACCTAAGAAACATAATAGAATAAGATAACTAGGAATAAAATGTTTCCTATTTAAACAGAAATTTGGACGGCAGAGAAAATCCATCTTTTGACCAACCAAATCAACTCTGATTTGGTCCAAAAATGTCTATTTTTAAATCTTGAGACCTCCCTAACAAATCCTCAGAAagaatcttcctcaaaatatgctatcttaaccttcaaaatacccaaaacgtccGAAAAAGTTAATATGGGACAGATGCGCGTTAGGCCTTCTTTTCTTCGCCACGGTCAAACGGCTTGATAGAAAAATCTGGaactttgatacaatcatcttgaaaggctCACGAACATCTTCcgattggaatcactccaaaattcatccgtttgatcactCTTTTTCTCCAGatgaagtcgaatgtcctacattgaaaatacataacaaagtatcaaagttctcacaaaataactaataaattaatactaagataagggtaaaatatatagtataatatcgcCTCATCCCTGGAACAATTGCAGATCATACGAGTTTAGTCCTACGCATGAAAAGCTATCTAGAGGTCCAAAATTACCAGACACATATAGCATAATCACAAAAAATACCTACATGCCCGAGAAGACTGTAATGATGAGTCGGATGATGAACCTCAGCGGTTTCTTCTGCCACTTACATCTCTAACAAAAGCACTCTGAAACTGAAAGACATCTACTGTTTGGAAATTGAATGTTTGAAATATGGATGGTACCTTTCAACTATACTTACAGCAAGGTGTAACATCAATTCAGAAAACAATAGTGATGTTGAAGGGAAGATATTTCATAGATGTTTGAAATAATTGAAGGTTGAATAGAGTTATATGATTGCTTTGACAGAAAGAACAAGAAAAGTAGCTTGTGTACTAGTGCTAATAATTGAGTTATATGATTGCTTTCATATAATGGAAAACAATAGAAAAACATAGAAACATTAGTTCTCGAAAACCAGAAATCGTTTTCTGCCAAGACTTTGAGCGGTTAGATTATGTTTGGTACACCGTGTAACACTATAGGATCGTCTTTAGTCTTCTCTTCCAATTGGCATAACGGCATAGATCCTATAACTGACAagataatataattaaattcataatatacatgcaTTGGTTAAGCAGCATCATAATGCTCTAGCCTTCTCTATCGACCTTCCACCGTTGGGCTTATTTCATTTTGTGTATGCGATTGCTCCCCTCTTGTCCTTGTATCTAGATCAGTGGAACATCTTTCCATGAAGAAACCAGGCTGTTCAGGCCAAGGCAACCTTGCTCCCTCGTTTGCCAACAAGAAAACTATAGACGACATTGTTGGGCCGCTCGGCTAGGAATGTCTGAACAATAAACCCATATGAATGCATCTAAGTACTTGAGATTCAATGCAGGATTCTTCCAAGTATTTGTGCAATATTTCCAAGGATTTTTCTTCATTCCATAGCAACCATGCCTACAAAATTTCAATAACAATGCTTAACTAATCCTGCTAAAGAGAAATGACGTGTAGTACTATATATATAGCTCTTCGCGCTTACATGTCCCACGAGGTTATGGTTGTGATCAAGGTGAGAAAACCTCCTGTTTAAGTTGCCAATCTCTAACAAAAGCACACCGAAGCCAAAGACATCTGATTTTACAGAAAACTTCCCATGAACTGCATACTCTGGGGAAGTATAGCCACTGCATTAGAAATTTGTATATAAGTTTGTTTATTTGATTAGTGAATATCAATGTACATTAGCTGAAGATGTATATCCACTGTACATTAGCCCTCTTGTGATTCCCATGATAATGTTAAAGCGCGTGTCCCATCCCAATAAAGCACTTCTTGTATCATCTGCAAATCAATTTCAGCCCTTGTGAATCTTGGATGCATGGAGGGTTCAAGCTGAAGCATAAAGAATCTAGAGATTAAGTGCCGAAGATTCAAGATGCTCACTGAAGATGAAAAGATCCATGCTTGACATGTACTCTTAGATTAGCATACATTCATCACCATGAATACAGCAGCCCAAAAGTGAAACAAGATTCCGGTGTTGAAGTTTTGCAATCAAAACTACTACATTCTGGAACTCTTCTAGACCCTGACATGGGTGTGATACCCGCTTCACTTTTATTTCTTGTCCTGAAAAGCTGCCCTGTATTTGATCATATTGAACATGCATTTTTGTTATAATCAGGTGAACGTCAAAACATACGCCTTCTTGTTTACTGTACATAACAAATTGTAACCTTGTAAACAGGGCCCTACATTCCTTGAGATTCATACACTCGTTGAGTGAAAATTCTAACATGTCAGGCAATTTCACCCCTACAAGCAGTAAACATCCCTCTCCGCTGTGGCAGTCCAATGGTGTCCATCTCATGCATCCACTGGTTCCATTAGAAAGTTCCCATTCTTCTTGAAACCTCGGAGTGAACCCTTGTGACACATATGGGATGCCTATTTCTACAAATACAATTAGCACCACAATATCCATAATTGTCACATGAATCATCTGGTAATGAAAATATGACATCCCATCCTGTGCTTCCCCAACATTCAACACAAGGCGTTGCAAAGAACCGAATTGATCTAACCTTAATTGTGAGGCAGCTACATTATAATACCACTCATGTTCATGTAATTCCATAACTGTATTGAAAATTGAATCCGCTGGTGCAGGAAGACCACTGAATCGAACTCCATTTCATGGCCTTGTTTGGTACTTTATGGCTGATGCTCCCATGACAACAACTAGTTGTGGTAACCCCTTCATGTCAATTTTGTAAGAGAAGTCACTGGTGGATGGATCATCAATGCTTTTCCGTGATGTCAAATGTCGCTCTGATCCGGTGTTTATGTTCCAGCTTATCTTCATACTTAGTAACAATGTGTCAAATGGATTATCAAAACTCTGCCACACATAAGTTCCAGCACTACTTGTATTTTCCTTCAAAACAAGATTTCCGGAATCTAAAAGCTGTGTAACTCGCGTCTTTGGTGTTGTTGATACA
Encoded proteins:
- the LOC114819636 gene encoding G-type lectin S-receptor-like serine/threonine-protein kinase At4g27290 isoform X1, with the protein product MKGLPFFIFFASLLPFLVLRLSTATDTISASQSINGSNTLVSSGQSFELGLFQVGNSKAWYLGIWFKNLPHIVVWVANRENPLPDSHGALTLTKNGTMALFDQMNNTIWSTMSSQIAENPVAQLLETGNLVVRDKAATDSESYVWQSFDFPSDTSLPKMKIGWNFRTGLNRFLTSWKNASDPSPGEYTYGIDPLGLPQLVVAKGTEKLYRTGPWNGLRFTGFPSSSNELIVKPIFVYDTNELYYMYMATDIMTGVKLTESGLAQRVVLNRGSTEWSVMYTLQNDRCDNYRECGANGFCKISNSPPCECLQGYVPKSQNEWEVLNWTSGCIRETSLNCQKDDGFLKVPNVKLPDLLDFQLNMSMSVKQCEADCLKNCSCVAYTNSDVRNGGSGCLMWFGDLIDMRESIEEASPEHIYIRMPSSELGNSTQKDKRVVLISVISAVSVLLFLGFTCFLRLIIRKKRRKKSGSTSPKDLELPLFDFEEIATATNNFSFRNKLGEGGFGPVYKGSLRQDELIAVKRLSKDSGQGIEEFKNEVTMIANLQHWNLVKLLGCCIEGEERMLIYEYLPNKSLDCFIFDQNQKMLLNWQKRYDIIMGIARGLLYLHQDSRVRIIHRDLKSNNILLDHELNPKISDFGIARIFERNQTEAKTKRVIGTYGYMSPEYAIDGKFSVKSDVFSFGVLLLEIISGRKNRGFHHADHNHSLLGHAWLLWNKNKGLEVVDQCLEYSYVEFEVLRCIQVGLLCVQKLPKDRPVMSSVFLMLSNEAAILPQPKEPGFFTERSSMDFEDTLAGKGRSQTGSTSTLTTVEAR
- the LOC114819636 gene encoding G-type lectin S-receptor-like serine/threonine-protein kinase At4g27290 isoform X2, which gives rise to MKGLPFFIFFASLLPFLVLRLSTATDTISASQSINGSNTLVSSGQSFELGLFQVGNSKAWYLGIWFKNLPHIVVWVANRENPLPDSHGALTLTKNGTMALFDQMNNTIWSTMSSQIAENPVAQLLETGNLVVRDKAATDSESYVWQSFDFPSDTSLPKMKIGWNFRTGLNRFLTSWKNASDPSPGEYTYGIDPLGLPQLVVAKGTEKLYRTGPWNGLRFTGFPSSSNELIVKPIFVYDTNELYYMYMATDIMTGVKLTESGLAQRVVLNRGSTEWSVMYTLQNDRCDNYRECGANGFCKISNSPPCECLQGYVPKSQNEWEVLNWTSGCIRETSLNCQKDDGFLKVPNVKLPDLLDFQLNMSMSVKQCEADCLKNCSCVAYTNSDVRNGGSGCLMWFGDLIDMRESIEEASPEHIYIRMPSSELVSVLLFLGFTCFLRLIIRKKRRKKSGSTSPKDLELPLFDFEEIATATNNFSFRNKLGEGGFGPVYKGSLRQDELIAVKRLSKDSGQGIEEFKNEVTMIANLQHWNLVKLLGCCIEGEERMLIYEYLPNKSLDCFIFDQNQKMLLNWQKRYDIIMGIARGLLYLHQDSRVRIIHRDLKSNNILLDHELNPKISDFGIARIFERNQTEAKTKRVIGTYGYMSPEYAIDGKFSVKSDVFSFGVLLLEIISGRKNRGFHHADHNHSLLGHAWLLWNKNKGLEVVDQCLEYSYVEFEVLRCIQVGLLCVQKLPKDRPVMSSVFLMLSNEAAILPQPKEPGFFTERSSMDFEDTLAGKGRSQTGSTSTLTTVEAR
- the LOC139189536 gene encoding S-locus-specific glycoprotein S13-like — its product is MAAHTTTSSQPANDSETLTSLGGRFELGFFSLLGNPMNRHLGIWYINIPSKVLWTATRNSPLTDLYGKLAIGTNGNLVLLNRNASSIWSSNVSTTPKTRVTQLLDSGNLVLKENTSSAGTYVWQSFDNPFDTLLLSMKISWNINTGSERHLTSRKSIDDPSTSDFSYKIDMKGLPQLVVVMGASAIKYQTRP